The following proteins come from a genomic window of Scylla paramamosain isolate STU-SP2022 chromosome 46, ASM3559412v1, whole genome shotgun sequence:
- the LOC135094720 gene encoding replication protein A 14 kDa subunit-like isoform X2, translated as MVSNASEPSMRVNGALLPMYTGQKVVLVGTVAQVDPSGSSLMVKASDGKMVMVTLPNPLQDNLEGVIEVHGVGQGQKVMCQSYITFPQMQADKFDAALYDEALKLIQSVRDNPWKPDIPPTFSSPWRAK; from the exons ATGGTGTCCAATGCCAGCGAGCCAAGCATGAGGGTGAACGGCGCCCTGCTGCCCATGTACACAGGCCAGAAGGTGGTGTTAGTGGGCACCGTggcacag GTTGACCCCTCTGGCTCCTCTCTGATGGTGAAAGCAAGTGACGgcaagatggtgatggtgaccctGCCCAACCCCCTCCAG GACAACTTGGAGGGCGTCATTGAGGTGCACGGTGTGGGTCAGGGGCAGAAGGTGATGTGCCAGAGTTACATCACGTTCCCCCAAATGCAGGCCGACAAGTTTG ATGCAGCACTGTACGATGAAGCGCTCAAGCTTATTCAGTCTGTGAGGGACAACCCATGGAAGCCAGATAt